One stretch of Saccharopolyspora erythraea DNA includes these proteins:
- a CDS encoding FGGY-family carbohydrate kinase, with amino-acid sequence MGELVAGVDIATANVRVQVHDPSGALVAAASRPLPQPVRSSGGRSEQDASTWWPAVRDCLGECTAALGERSSGIAALAVSATSGTVVLVDRHGDPVTPALMYDDRRAGAEALTAAEAGARRWARIGIRPSAGSGLARIARLASDAPDEAVLACHTPDVIGWKLVGRPVATDSSHALKSGYDAVAGEWASEVFDALGVPATLLPEVVRPTTVLGAVSAQAAELTGLPVGCEVRAGMTDGCAGQLACGAVDVGQFVTVLGTTLVLKGVSKQLVRDPAGAVYSHLHPDGVWLPGGAANVGGAALSDVDAAELRSLDEAATERGPSGVVNYPLRGEGERFPFLAEGARSFVLGEPADRVDEFRSRLEGVAFCERLAVERLAELGAPAEGPMRTAGGGARSLAWCRIRASVLDRPVVRMRDAGTALGAALLAAAGSVHPDLSRAAAAMVPTGEVVEPEAAEVPALEASYQRFLAELRERAWL; translated from the coding sequence CGGCCGTTCCGAGCAGGACGCCTCGACGTGGTGGCCCGCGGTCCGCGACTGCCTCGGAGAGTGCACCGCTGCGCTCGGAGAGCGGTCGTCCGGCATCGCCGCGCTCGCGGTGTCGGCGACCTCGGGCACCGTCGTGCTCGTCGACCGGCACGGCGACCCGGTCACCCCCGCGCTGATGTACGACGACCGGCGGGCCGGCGCGGAGGCGTTGACGGCGGCCGAGGCGGGCGCCCGGCGGTGGGCTCGGATCGGCATCCGGCCGTCAGCGGGGTCCGGGCTGGCGCGCATCGCGCGGCTGGCGTCGGACGCCCCGGACGAGGCGGTGCTGGCCTGCCACACACCTGACGTGATCGGGTGGAAGCTCGTCGGGCGCCCGGTCGCCACGGACTCCAGCCACGCGCTCAAGAGCGGCTACGACGCAGTGGCCGGTGAATGGGCATCGGAGGTCTTCGACGCGCTCGGGGTCCCCGCGACGCTACTTCCCGAGGTCGTGCGGCCGACGACCGTGCTCGGCGCGGTGAGCGCGCAGGCCGCCGAGCTGACCGGCCTGCCGGTCGGCTGCGAGGTCCGGGCGGGCATGACCGACGGCTGCGCCGGTCAGCTCGCCTGCGGTGCGGTGGACGTGGGGCAGTTCGTGACCGTGCTGGGCACGACCCTCGTGCTCAAGGGCGTGTCGAAGCAACTCGTGCGCGACCCGGCCGGAGCGGTCTACAGCCACCTGCATCCGGACGGCGTGTGGCTGCCGGGCGGAGCCGCCAACGTCGGCGGAGCGGCACTGTCCGATGTGGACGCGGCGGAGCTGCGCTCGCTCGACGAGGCCGCGACGGAGCGCGGGCCCTCGGGGGTGGTGAACTACCCGCTGCGAGGTGAGGGCGAGCGGTTCCCGTTCCTGGCCGAAGGCGCGCGCAGCTTCGTGCTCGGCGAGCCCGCGGACCGGGTCGACGAGTTCCGCTCCAGGCTCGAAGGTGTCGCCTTCTGCGAACGGCTGGCGGTGGAACGCCTCGCCGAGCTGGGCGCACCGGCCGAGGGGCCGATGCGCACCGCTGGCGGCGGAGCGCGCAGTCTCGCGTGGTGCCGGATCCGTGCCTCGGTGCTGGACCGGCCGGTGGTGCGGATGCGGGACGCCGGAACAGCTCTGGGCGCGGCGCTGCTCGCGGCAGCCGGTTCGGTCCACCCGGACCTCAGCCGCGCCGCGGCGGCGATGGTCCCCACGGGCGAGGTCGTGGAGCCGGAAGCTGCGGAGGTCCCCGCCCTGGAGGCGTCCTACCAGCGCTTCCTGGCCGAACTGCGCGAGCGCGCCTGGCTCTGA